In a single window of the Flavobacterium ammoniigenes genome:
- the thiL gene encoding thiamine-phosphate kinase: MIEDKNPQRTSISQLGEFGLIDHLTKNFAITQASTLKGIGDDAAVLDFKDKKVVVSTDMLVEGVHFDLAYMPLKHLGYKAVVANVSDICAMNAKATQITVSIAVSNRFPLEALEELFEGITLAANEYKVDVIGGDTTSSQKGLIISITAIGEADEAELTYRNGAKSTDLLVVTGDIGAAYMGLQVLEREKQVFLVNPNSQPDLDAYTYLIERQLKPEARKDVRTLLHALEIKPTSMIDISDGLSSEIIHLCKQSKVGCNLYEDKLPLDPQFINVCEEFNIDSTTVAINGGEDFELLFTIAMEDFDKIKGNPNFSIIGHMTQESEGIHLVTRANTKIALKARGWNAIAE, encoded by the coding sequence ATGATTGAAGATAAAAACCCACAACGCACCAGCATTTCGCAATTAGGCGAATTTGGATTGATTGATCACTTGACTAAAAACTTTGCCATCACGCAAGCTTCAACTTTAAAAGGAATTGGAGACGATGCCGCAGTCTTGGATTTCAAAGACAAAAAAGTAGTTGTTTCAACAGATATGCTAGTGGAAGGAGTCCATTTTGACTTGGCCTATATGCCTTTGAAACATTTAGGATACAAAGCAGTTGTTGCTAATGTGTCTGATATTTGCGCTATGAATGCCAAAGCGACACAAATCACAGTTTCTATTGCGGTATCCAATCGTTTTCCGCTAGAAGCCTTAGAAGAATTGTTCGAAGGAATTACTTTGGCTGCCAATGAATACAAAGTGGATGTTATTGGAGGGGATACTACCTCCTCGCAAAAAGGATTGATCATTTCGATTACCGCTATAGGTGAAGCAGACGAAGCTGAATTAACCTATAGAAATGGAGCCAAATCTACTGATTTGTTAGTAGTAACGGGCGATATTGGCGCGGCTTATATGGGCTTGCAAGTTTTGGAAAGAGAAAAACAAGTGTTTTTAGTCAACCCCAATTCGCAACCTGATTTGGATGCCTATACCTATTTAATTGAACGCCAATTGAAACCGGAAGCAAGAAAAGACGTGCGTACATTATTGCACGCTTTGGAAATTAAACCCACTTCTATGATTGATATTTCTGACGGCTTGTCGTCTGAGATTATTCATTTGTGCAAACAATCAAAAGTAGGATGTAATTTATACGAAGACAAATTACCCTTAGATCCTCAGTTCATTAATGTGTGCGAGGAATTTAATATCGACAGTACTACGGTGGCGATTAATGGAGGCGAAGATTTCGAATTGCTTTTCACCATAGCCATGGAAGATTTTGACAAAATAAAAGGCAATCCCAACTTCTCTATTATTGGTCATATGACCCAAGAAAGCGAAGGTATCCATTTGGTTACCCGAGCCAACACTAAAATTGCGTTGAAAGCCAGAGGATGGAATGCTATTGCAGAATAA
- a CDS encoding superoxide dismutase gives MAFELAPLPYAYDALEPHIDARTMEIHHTKHHNAYTTNLNAAIAGTDLEGKTIENILINLDKTNAAVRNNGGGFYNHNLFWSVMTPNGGGLPTGELLEAIEASFGTFEEFKAKFAKAGATQFGSGWAWLCVHKGGKLDVCGTPNQDNPLMPEVGCSGTPILGMDVWEHAYYLHYQNRRPDYIEAFFNVINWTEVTRRFVLDK, from the coding sequence ATGGCTTTTGAATTAGCACCATTACCTTATGCTTACGATGCATTAGAACCGCACATTGATGCACGCACTATGGAAATTCACCATACAAAACACCACAATGCATATACTACTAACTTGAATGCAGCTATTGCTGGAACCGATTTAGAAGGTAAAACCATTGAAAACATTTTAATCAATTTAGACAAAACCAATGCAGCTGTTCGTAACAACGGTGGTGGTTTTTACAATCACAATTTGTTCTGGTCTGTAATGACTCCAAACGGTGGTGGTTTACCTACAGGTGAATTATTAGAAGCTATCGAAGCATCTTTTGGTACATTTGAAGAATTCAAAGCTAAATTTGCCAAAGCGGGAGCTACTCAATTTGGTTCTGGATGGGCTTGGTTGTGCGTTCACAAAGGTGGAAAATTAGACGTTTGTGGCACTCCAAATCAGGACAATCCATTAATGCCAGAAGTAGGTTGTAGCGGAACTCCAATTCTTGGAATGGATGTTTGGGAACACGCTTACTACTTGCACTACCAAAATAGAAGACCTGATTATATCGAAGCATTCTTCAATGTAATCAATTGGACAGAAGTAACAAGACGTTTTGTTTTAGACAAATAA
- a CDS encoding DUF3575 domain-containing protein: MKKILIALCLSSFFFGYSQEKEFTSIEKNELKANVFLFVLSPIEITYERILNEDSGIGASVYFMKKGDADINFSLSPYYRAYFGKKRAAGFFVEGFGMLNSGNTGYHSIYDPIRDDYIYTKKDNFTDVALGFSLGAKWVHKKKFIFEISGGIGRNLLNSDSPDVIGRGGINLGYRFN; this comes from the coding sequence ATGAAAAAAATTTTAATTGCCCTATGTTTATCTTCATTTTTCTTTGGTTATAGCCAGGAAAAAGAATTCACATCAATTGAAAAAAATGAACTCAAAGCCAATGTGTTTTTGTTTGTTCTGAGTCCAATTGAAATCACTTACGAACGGATTTTAAATGAAGATTCAGGAATTGGTGCTTCGGTATATTTTATGAAAAAAGGAGATGCCGATATTAATTTTAGTTTATCACCTTATTATCGTGCCTATTTTGGAAAAAAAAGAGCCGCTGGTTTCTTTGTAGAAGGTTTTGGTATGTTAAACTCTGGAAATACAGGATACCATTCAATCTATGATCCAATAAGAGACGATTACATCTACACTAAAAAAGATAACTTTACCGATGTTGCCTTAGGATTTAGTTTGGGTGCAAAATGGGTTCACAAGAAAAAATTTATTTTCGAAATAAGTGGTGGTATTGGAAGAAATTTACTAAACAGTGATAGTCCTGATGTTATAGGAAGAGGTGGAATCAATTTAGGATATCGCTTTAACTAA
- a CDS encoding amidophosphoribosyltransferase: MSDALQHECGIALVRLLKPLEFYKEKYGTAFYGIQKMYLMMEKQHNRGQDGAGFASIKFDVEPGQRYISRVRSNASQPIQDVFAQINERINEEMTNHPEYANNVALQKENIPYLGELFLGHVRYGTFGKNSIESVHPFLRQSNWMHRNLILAGNFNMTNVKELFQNLIELGQHPKEMADTVTVMEKIGHFLDKEVMQLYQECKEMGLNKREASPVIADRLDIAKILNRSSKNLDGGYAMAGLLGHGDAFVFRDPAGIRPAYFYQDDEVVVVASERPVIQTVFNVPFESVQEIDPGSALIIKKGGAISMKQILTPIEKKACSFERIYFSRGSDAEIYQERKNLGKLILPSVLKAIDQDTDNTVFSYIPNTAETSFYGLVEAAQDFLNQRKNDYILKNRSTLTEQTLQELLKVKIRTEKVAIKDAKLRTFITEDSSRDDLVAHVYDVTYGVIKPTDNLVIIDDSIVRGTTLKMSIIKMMDRLKPKRIVIVSSAPQIRYPDCYGIDMAKLEGLVAFRAALALLKERNLYHIVDEVYAKCKAQENFKDAEVVNYVTAIYEPFTPEEISDKIAEMLSSPEINAEVKIIFQTVEDLHIACPKNLGDWYFTGDYPTPGGNRVVNRAFMNFYEGKDARAY, from the coding sequence AGTTTGATGTAGAACCTGGACAGCGATACATTAGTCGTGTGCGTTCCAACGCTTCACAACCTATTCAAGATGTATTTGCTCAAATCAACGAGCGTATCAATGAAGAGATGACCAATCATCCTGAATATGCTAACAATGTGGCGTTACAAAAAGAGAACATTCCTTATTTAGGGGAGTTGTTTTTAGGTCACGTTCGTTATGGAACTTTTGGTAAAAATAGTATTGAAAGTGTACATCCATTCTTGCGTCAAAGCAATTGGATGCACCGAAACTTAATTTTGGCAGGAAACTTTAATATGACCAATGTTAAAGAATTATTCCAAAATCTTATTGAACTAGGACAACATCCAAAAGAAATGGCCGATACCGTAACGGTAATGGAAAAAATTGGTCATTTCTTAGATAAAGAAGTAATGCAATTGTACCAAGAATGCAAAGAGATGGGCTTGAATAAAAGAGAAGCTTCTCCCGTTATTGCCGATCGTTTGGATATTGCTAAAATATTAAATCGTTCTTCTAAAAATTTAGATGGAGGATACGCTATGGCGGGATTGTTAGGACACGGAGATGCCTTTGTGTTTAGAGATCCAGCGGGAATTCGACCAGCTTATTTCTATCAAGATGATGAAGTAGTGGTGGTAGCTTCAGAACGCCCAGTGATACAAACCGTATTCAATGTGCCTTTCGAAAGTGTTCAAGAAATTGATCCAGGAAGCGCCTTGATTATTAAAAAAGGCGGTGCTATTTCAATGAAACAAATCTTAACTCCTATTGAGAAAAAAGCCTGTTCATTTGAGCGCATCTATTTTTCAAGAGGAAGTGATGCAGAGATTTATCAAGAAAGAAAAAATTTAGGAAAATTAATCTTGCCATCGGTTTTAAAAGCAATTGATCAAGATACAGATAATACCGTGTTTTCGTATATTCCAAACACAGCCGAAACTTCTTTTTACGGATTAGTAGAAGCAGCTCAGGATTTCTTGAACCAAAGAAAAAATGATTATATTTTAAAGAATAGAAGTACCTTAACGGAACAAACCTTACAAGAACTTTTGAAGGTTAAAATTCGTACGGAAAAAGTGGCGATCAAAGATGCTAAATTAAGAACCTTTATTACAGAAGATAGTAGCCGTGACGATTTAGTGGCTCACGTCTATGATGTAACTTATGGCGTGATTAAACCTACCGATAATTTGGTTATTATCGATGATAGTATTGTTCGTGGGACTACGTTGAAAATGAGTATCATTAAAATGATGGATCGTTTGAAACCAAAACGAATCGTGATTGTCTCTTCGGCACCACAAATTCGTTACCCAGATTGTTACGGAATTGATATGGCAAAACTAGAAGGTTTGGTTGCCTTTAGAGCGGCTTTAGCTTTGTTAAAAGAGCGCAACTTATACCATATAGTGGATGAGGTGTATGCCAAGTGTAAAGCGCAAGAAAATTTCAAAGATGCGGAAGTTGTCAATTATGTAACAGCTATTTATGAGCCTTTTACACCAGAGGAAATCTCAGATAAAATTGCAGAGATGTTGAGTTCCCCTGAAATCAATGCCGAAGTAAAAATCATTTTCCAAACGGTTGAAGACTTGCATATTGCCTGTCCTAAAAATTTAGGGGATTGGTATTTTACAGGGGATTATCCAACTCCAGGAGGAAACCGAGTTGTAAACCGAGCTTTCATGAATTTCTACGAAGGGAAAGACGCGAGAGCTTATTAG
- the lepA gene encoding translation elongation factor 4 — MKHIRNFCIIAHIDHGKSTLADRLLGATQTVTAREEKAQLLDNMDLERERGITIKSHAIQMEYTYQGQEYILNLIDTPGHVDFSYEVSRSIAACEGALLIVDAAQSIQAQTISNLYLALENDLEIIPVLNKVDLPSANPEEVSDDIIDLLGCKLEDIIHASGKTGFGVENILAAIIEKIPAPKGSKDEPLQALIFDSVYNPFRGIEVIFRVINGEIKKGQKIKFMATGNEYFADEIGTLKLNQVPKQVISAGDVGYLISGIKEAKEVKVGDTLTDAKEPTQNMITGFEDVKPMVFAGIYPVDTEDYEDLRSSMEKLQLNDASLVFVAESSAALGFGFRCGFLGMLHMEIIQERLEREFDMTVITTVPNVSYLAYTKKDPETPLIVNNPSDLPEPSKLDRVEEPYIKATIITKADFVGNVMSLCIEKRGLITNQTYLTTERVELNFDMPLAEIVFDFYDRLKTVSKGYASFDYSPIGMRTSKLVKLDVLLNAQTVDALSALIHEDNAYNIGKKMTEKLRELIPRQQFDIPIQAAIGAKIIARETIKALRKDVTAKCYGGDISRKRKLLEKQKKGKKRMRQVGNVEIPQEAFMAVLKLND; from the coding sequence ATGAAACATATTAGAAATTTTTGCATAATTGCCCACATTGACCACGGAAAAAGTACGCTTGCCGACCGATTACTTGGTGCCACTCAAACCGTAACTGCTCGTGAAGAAAAAGCGCAATTGTTGGACAATATGGACTTGGAGCGTGAACGTGGAATTACCATTAAAAGTCACGCTATCCAAATGGAATACACCTACCAAGGTCAAGAGTATATCTTGAACTTGATTGATACTCCGGGCCACGTAGATTTTTCATATGAAGTTTCTCGTTCTATTGCGGCCTGCGAAGGCGCTTTATTGATTGTAGATGCAGCGCAAAGTATTCAAGCACAAACCATTTCTAATTTATACTTGGCTTTAGAAAACGACTTGGAAATTATTCCGGTTTTGAATAAAGTTGATTTACCAAGCGCTAACCCCGAAGAGGTGAGCGACGATATTATCGATTTATTAGGTTGTAAACTAGAAGATATTATTCATGCTTCAGGGAAAACAGGTTTTGGAGTTGAAAATATTCTAGCTGCCATAATCGAAAAAATTCCAGCGCCTAAAGGAAGCAAAGACGAGCCTTTACAGGCCTTAATTTTTGACTCCGTTTACAATCCTTTCCGCGGAATCGAAGTTATTTTCCGTGTCATTAATGGCGAAATCAAAAAAGGACAAAAAATTAAATTCATGGCCACAGGTAATGAATATTTTGCGGACGAAATCGGCACCCTAAAATTAAATCAGGTTCCGAAACAAGTCATTTCAGCTGGAGATGTTGGCTACTTGATTTCAGGAATTAAAGAAGCTAAAGAAGTAAAAGTAGGGGATACTTTAACCGATGCCAAAGAACCTACTCAAAATATGATTACCGGATTTGAAGACGTAAAACCAATGGTTTTTGCTGGAATTTATCCTGTAGACACCGAAGATTATGAAGACTTACGTTCATCAATGGAAAAACTTCAATTGAATGATGCTTCCTTAGTTTTTGTGGCTGAAAGTTCGGCCGCTTTAGGTTTTGGTTTCCGTTGCGGATTCTTAGGAATGTTGCATATGGAAATTATCCAAGAGCGTTTGGAACGTGAGTTTGACATGACGGTAATTACCACGGTGCCTAACGTTTCGTATTTGGCTTACACCAAAAAAGATCCAGAAACGCCACTTATCGTGAACAATCCATCGGACTTACCGGAACCTTCTAAATTAGACCGAGTAGAAGAACCGTATATTAAAGCCACTATCATTACTAAAGCCGATTTCGTTGGCAACGTAATGAGTTTGTGTATTGAAAAACGTGGGTTAATTACCAATCAGACTTATTTGACTACGGAAAGAGTAGAATTGAATTTCGATATGCCTTTGGCCGAAATCGTATTTGATTTTTACGATCGTTTGAAAACCGTTTCTAAAGGATATGCGTCGTTTGACTATTCGCCAATTGGAATGCGAACATCTAAATTGGTCAAATTAGATGTACTATTAAACGCCCAAACGGTAGATGCCCTTTCTGCTTTGATTCACGAAGATAATGCCTACAATATTGGTAAAAAAATGACCGAAAAATTACGCGAGTTGATTCCAAGACAACAATTTGATATTCCAATTCAAGCCGCTATTGGAGCTAAAATTATTGCGCGTGAAACGATCAAAGCCTTACGTAAAGACGTTACGGCTAAATGTTATGGAGGTGATATTTCGCGTAAGCGTAAATTATTGGAAAAACAGAAAAAAGGAAAAAAACGTATGCGTCAAGTAGGTAACGTTGAAATTCCGCAAGAAGCCTTTATGGCAGTATTGAAATTGAACGATTAA
- a CDS encoding ComF family protein: protein MFQSLLHLFFPPTCAGCQSVLMSNENVICTKCRHEIPLTQHHKNPENDAYKKFYGRIPVEQVSALVYFHKKGIVQELIHSLKYRGQEAIGTVLGEWYGEELKSSQLLQTVDAIIPVPLHPKKLRERGYNQVTEFGNALAKKLEIPVNNSILYRQVYSKTQSQKNRLGRTEGIDTIFDVSFDEKDHNKHFLLIDDVITTGATLEVCAKALLKIPGTKISIVCMAMADS, encoded by the coding sequence ATGTTCCAAAGCCTCCTCCATTTATTTTTTCCGCCCACTTGTGCGGGTTGCCAATCTGTTTTAATGAGCAACGAAAATGTAATTTGCACCAAATGCCGGCACGAAATACCGCTCACTCAGCACCATAAAAATCCAGAAAACGATGCTTATAAAAAATTTTATGGTCGCATTCCGGTTGAACAGGTTTCGGCTTTAGTGTATTTTCACAAAAAAGGAATTGTCCAAGAATTGATTCATAGTTTAAAATACCGTGGACAAGAAGCTATTGGAACTGTTTTAGGCGAATGGTATGGCGAAGAATTAAAAAGCAGCCAATTGCTTCAGACAGTAGATGCAATTATTCCAGTGCCTTTACATCCGAAGAAATTACGAGAAAGAGGCTACAATCAGGTGACTGAATTTGGAAATGCCCTAGCCAAAAAATTAGAGATTCCGGTGAACAATTCGATTTTGTATCGGCAAGTGTATTCCAAAACACAATCGCAAAAAAATCGGTTGGGTAGAACTGAAGGTATCGATACTATTTTTGATGTTTCGTTTGACGAAAAAGACCATAATAAACATTTCCTTTTGATTGACGACGTGATTACTACAGGGGCAACATTAGAAGTTTGTGCCAAAGCGTTGTTAAAGATTCCTGGAACCAAGATTAGCATTGTTTGCATGGCTATGGCCGATTCTTAA
- a CDS encoding glycine--tRNA ligase produces MAKQEDLFKNVVSHAKEYGFIFPSSEIYDGLSAVYDYAQNGVELKKNIREYWWKSMVQMNENIVGLDAAILMHPTTWKASGHVDAFNDPLIDNKDSKRRYRADVLIEDYAEKLNQKAIKEIEKARVRFGEAFNEQEFVTTNARVMEYKAKEREILERMARSLGNEDLEDVKALIEELEIACPESGSRNWTEVRQFNLMFGTKLGASADSAMDLYLRPETAQGIFVNFLNVQKSGRMKVPFGIAQTGKAFRNEIVARQFIFRMREFEQMEMQFFVRPGEEMQWYEHWKATRLKWHLSLGLGKERYRFHDHEKLAHYANAAADIEFDFPFGFKELEGIHSRTDFDLKAHEQFSGRKLQYFDAELNQNYVPYVVETSVGLDRMFLAVFATSLKEETLEDGSTRTVLSLPAVLAPTKAAILPLVKKDGLPEIAHQIIADLKWDFNVTYDEKDAVGRRYRRQDALGTPFCITVDHQTIEDQTVTIRHRDSMKQDRVQIADLKNIIENEVSMKNWLMKMND; encoded by the coding sequence ATGGCAAAACAAGAAGATTTATTTAAGAATGTCGTTTCGCACGCAAAAGAGTACGGATTTATTTTTCCGTCAAGCGAAATATACGATGGATTGAGTGCAGTATATGATTATGCACAAAACGGAGTTGAATTAAAGAAAAATATTCGCGAATATTGGTGGAAATCAATGGTGCAAATGAACGAGAATATCGTTGGTTTGGACGCCGCGATTTTGATGCACCCAACCACTTGGAAAGCATCAGGTCACGTGGATGCGTTTAACGATCCGTTGATTGACAACAAAGATTCAAAAAGAAGATATAGAGCCGATGTCTTGATTGAAGATTATGCCGAAAAGCTAAATCAAAAAGCAATCAAAGAAATCGAAAAAGCACGTGTACGTTTTGGAGAGGCGTTTAACGAACAAGAGTTTGTGACCACCAATGCCCGTGTGATGGAATACAAAGCCAAGGAAAGAGAAATTCTGGAAAGAATGGCTCGTTCTCTAGGAAATGAAGATTTAGAAGATGTAAAAGCTTTAATCGAAGAGTTGGAAATTGCATGTCCGGAGTCAGGATCAAGAAACTGGACCGAAGTGCGCCAATTCAATTTGATGTTTGGAACTAAATTAGGTGCCTCTGCAGACTCTGCGATGGACTTGTACTTGCGTCCAGAAACGGCACAAGGAATTTTTGTCAATTTCTTGAACGTTCAAAAATCAGGGCGAATGAAAGTACCTTTTGGTATTGCTCAAACGGGCAAAGCCTTCAGAAACGAAATTGTAGCGCGTCAATTTATCTTCCGTATGCGTGAATTCGAACAAATGGAAATGCAATTTTTTGTGCGTCCAGGCGAAGAAATGCAATGGTATGAACATTGGAAAGCGACCCGTTTGAAATGGCATTTGTCATTGGGATTAGGAAAAGAAAGATACCGTTTTCACGATCACGAAAAATTAGCACATTACGCCAATGCGGCTGCCGATATCGAATTTGATTTTCCTTTTGGATTCAAAGAATTAGAAGGAATCCACTCGCGTACCGATTTTGATTTGAAAGCACACGAACAATTTTCTGGTAGAAAATTACAGTATTTTGATGCCGAATTGAACCAAAATTATGTACCGTATGTAGTAGAAACATCTGTTGGATTGGACAGAATGTTCTTGGCCGTTTTTGCAACTTCTTTAAAAGAAGAAACTTTAGAAGATGGTTCTACACGAACTGTGTTGAGTTTGCCAGCCGTTTTGGCGCCAACTAAAGCAGCCATTTTACCATTGGTTAAAAAGGACGGATTACCAGAAATTGCACATCAAATTATTGCCGATTTGAAATGGGATTTTAATGTAACGTATGATGAGAAAGATGCGGTAGGAAGACGTTACAGAAGACAAGATGCTTTGGGAACTCCTTTCTGTATTACGGTGGATCATCAAACGATCGAAGACCAAACCGTAACGATTCGTCATAGAGATAGTATGAAACAAGATCGTGTTCAAATTGCCGACTTGAAAAACATTATCGAAAATGAAGTGTCAATGAAGAATTGGCTGATGAAAATGAATGACTAA